One stretch of Clostridia bacterium DNA includes these proteins:
- a CDS encoding TRAP transporter large permease subunit, whose translation MDWLFVLVFSFVCLFLCMLTGMPIALSFLLTCMIGGYLWWGGLSGLAQLATGLYSPVASFTLLPVPMFILMGALIFESGMGTRVVDVLDRLLGKRVPVRLSVLAVGAGAILGALIGISGASASILGKTLLPEMLRRGYRGETSLGPIVASGTLATMIPPSALGILVGAMSGVSISGVLLGIILPGLLLAGLYLAYLLVRYRKAPVSAPDERSDVSFSEKVVVFVRDLLPLALIMFAVVGTIFIGVATPSEAAALGVVACLLLAAAYRRLNWKVLWNSLVSTVHITSMVFFIVVGAVCFSRILASSGALRGLVDLATSLSLPPMLIVAATLAVVFILGCFMDAASITMVTVPLFTPLVSALGVDLLWYAVVYLLVVQLGLITPPFGLDVYTVKAVAPPEVTLTEAFRAAMSFLVVGLVVAALLFAFPRLALLLPAMAKA comes from the coding sequence GTGGATTGGCTGTTCGTTCTGGTATTCAGCTTCGTCTGCCTTTTCCTATGCATGTTAACCGGCATGCCCATAGCCCTGAGCTTCCTGCTCACCTGCATGATCGGCGGCTACCTGTGGTGGGGCGGGCTTAGCGGCCTTGCTCAACTGGCCACCGGGCTTTATAGCCCCGTAGCCAGCTTCACCCTGCTGCCGGTGCCCATGTTCATTCTCATGGGCGCGCTGATCTTCGAATCCGGGATGGGTACCCGGGTGGTTGACGTCCTGGACCGCCTGTTGGGCAAGCGGGTTCCGGTACGGTTGAGCGTACTGGCGGTAGGAGCCGGGGCGATACTAGGGGCCCTGATCGGGATCAGCGGCGCCTCGGCCAGTATACTGGGCAAGACCCTGCTGCCGGAGATGCTCAGGCGCGGTTACCGGGGAGAAACGAGCCTCGGGCCCATAGTGGCCAGCGGCACTCTGGCCACCATGATACCTCCTTCGGCCCTGGGCATCCTGGTGGGGGCCATGAGCGGGGTCTCCATCAGCGGGGTCCTGCTGGGAATTATTCTTCCCGGTCTACTCCTGGCCGGCCTCTATCTGGCCTACCTCTTGGTGCGGTACCGGAAAGCGCCGGTATCCGCGCCTGACGAGCGATCGGACGTTTCCTTTTCCGAGAAGGTGGTAGTGTTCGTGCGCGACCTTCTCCCCCTGGCGCTCATCATGTTCGCGGTGGTGGGAACCATCTTCATCGGCGTCGCTACTCCCTCGGAGGCGGCGGCCCTAGGGGTGGTGGCCTGCCTATTACTGGCGGCAGCCTACAGGCGCCTTAACTGGAAGGTTCTGTGGAACTCCCTGGTGAGCACCGTACACATCACCAGCATGGTCTTCTTCATCGTGGTAGGAGCGGTATGTTTCAGCCGGATCCTGGCCAGCAGCGGGGCGCTTCGCGGTTTGGTAGATCTGGCCACCTCGCTCAGCCTTCCTCCCATGTTGATCGTGGCCGCCACCCTGGCGGTAGTGTTCATTTTGGGCTGCTTCATGGACGCGGCCAGCATTACCATGGTGACCGTGCCGCTGTTCACGCCCCTGGTTTCGGCCCTAGGCGTGGACCTGCTGTGGTATGCGGTGGTTTACTTGCTGGTGGTGCAGCTCGGGCTCATAACCCCGCCCTTCGGTCTGGACGTCTACACGGTTAAGGCGGTGGCCCCGCCGGAGGTCACGCTTACCGAAGCCTTTCGGGCCGCCATGTCCTTCCTGGTGGTGGGTCTGGTGGTGGCGGCCTTGCTGTTCGCCTTTCCCAGGCTGGCCCTGCTCTTGCCGGCGATGGCGAAGGCGTAG
- the glmL gene encoding methylaspartate mutase accessory protein GlmL, producing MGEVRVFIDFGSTFTKVVVFDLSKEELLARVQVPSTVDRDITIGLEEAWRLVRAEVGLGEEELRQAVACSSAAGGLRVACVGLVPEYTTEAARLAALGAGAKIVGVYSYELSEAEAAEVEELVPDIVLLTGGTDGGNRKVILHNARLLARTGDRIKNIVVAGNKAAHDEVRQILGGAGKNVILTRNVMPEFGRLEVEPCNRTIRELFLSRITEAKGIARVRSLIRGVVMPTPAAVLEAARLLAEGAGDCPGLGELLVVDVGGATTDVYSVARGLPTNPAVVTVGLAEPYVKRTVEGDLGMVHNLETLREIVGAGEEPEGFAEALGDLAARSGIPRTEREVETQIMLARAAVKTAVDRHAGRLEARVSPQGEFLLQRGKDLTGVGWVVGTGGPVAFSAAPRRVLEGALFRPEEPMLLKPKAPRFLVDHHYIMFALGLLAQAEPLKAARLMRKYLVPI from the coding sequence ATGGGCGAAGTTCGGGTATTCATCGACTTCGGCAGCACCTTCACCAAGGTAGTGGTCTTTGACCTGAGCAAAGAAGAGCTGCTGGCGCGGGTTCAGGTTCCCTCTACCGTGGACCGGGACATCACCATCGGGCTGGAGGAGGCCTGGAGACTGGTCCGCGCCGAGGTGGGCCTGGGCGAAGAAGAGCTAAGGCAGGCCGTGGCCTGCAGCAGCGCCGCCGGAGGCCTGCGGGTGGCCTGCGTGGGTCTGGTCCCGGAATACACCACCGAGGCCGCCCGCCTGGCCGCCCTGGGCGCCGGAGCGAAGATCGTGGGCGTGTACTCCTACGAGCTTTCGGAGGCGGAAGCGGCGGAGGTGGAGGAGCTGGTTCCGGACATCGTCCTCCTGACCGGGGGCACGGACGGCGGCAACCGGAAGGTCATCCTGCACAACGCCCGCCTCCTGGCCCGGACAGGCGACCGGATAAAGAATATCGTGGTGGCGGGCAACAAGGCGGCCCACGACGAGGTCAGGCAGATCCTCGGCGGGGCGGGAAAAAACGTCATTCTCACCCGCAACGTGATGCCGGAATTCGGCCGGCTGGAGGTAGAGCCCTGTAACCGCACCATCCGGGAACTCTTCTTAAGCCGCATTACCGAGGCCAAGGGTATAGCCCGGGTGCGAAGCCTGATCCGGGGCGTGGTCATGCCCACCCCGGCGGCGGTGCTGGAGGCGGCCCGGCTTCTGGCGGAGGGCGCGGGCGACTGCCCCGGCCTGGGGGAACTGCTGGTAGTGGATGTGGGCGGCGCCACCACCGACGTCTACTCTGTGGCCAGGGGGCTGCCCACCAACCCGGCGGTGGTTACCGTGGGTCTGGCCGAGCCCTACGTCAAGCGCACCGTAGAAGGCGACCTCGGAATGGTGCATAATCTCGAAACCTTAAGGGAAATCGTGGGCGCGGGGGAAGAGCCGGAGGGCTTTGCCGAGGCTCTCGGCGATCTGGCGGCCCGGAGCGGCATTCCCCGGACGGAGAGAGAGGTAGAGACTCAGATAATGCTGGCCCGCGCCGCGGTAAAGACGGCGGTGGACCGCCACGCTGGCCGGCTGGAGGCGCGGGTTTCGCCTCAGGGCGAGTTTCTGCTGCAGCGGGGCAAGGACCTAACCGGGGTGGGCTGGGTGGTGGGCACCGGCGGTCCGGTGGCCTTCTCGGCGGCACCCCGGCGGGTGCTGGAAGGGGCGCTCTTCCGGCCGGAGGAGCCCATGCTGCTCAAGCCCAAGGCCCCCCGGTTCTTGGTGGACCACCACTATATAATGTTCGCCCTGGGGTTGCTGGCTCAGGCCGAACCGCTCAAGGCGGCGCGGCTGATGCGAAAGTACCTGGTGCCGATATAG
- the glmS gene encoding methylaspartate mutase subunit S: MKDRPTVVTGTVGVDAHVIGTKILSRALREAGFNVVELGAQTPPEEFIKAAQETDADAILMSSLYGMAELDLQGFKEKCIEAGLEDVILYIGGILGISRHDFKEDEEKFKKLGFDRVYPPDVDIQAAIEDLRRDLKARGKL; encoded by the coding sequence GTGAAAGATCGGCCCACGGTAGTGACCGGCACGGTAGGAGTAGACGCCCACGTAATCGGAACCAAGATCCTCTCCCGCGCTCTTAGGGAGGCCGGGTTCAACGTGGTGGAACTGGGGGCCCAGACTCCGCCGGAGGAGTTCATCAAGGCCGCCCAGGAGACGGACGCCGACGCCATCCTGATGAGTTCCCTGTACGGCATGGCCGAACTCGACCTCCAGGGTTTTAAGGAGAAGTGCATAGAGGCGGGGCTGGAGGATGTGATTCTCTACATCGGCGGCATCCTGGGGATTTCCCGGCACGACTTCAAGGAAGACGAAGAAAAGTTCAAAAAGCTGGGCTTCGACCGGGTTTACCCGCCGGACGTGGACATCCAGGCGGCCATAGAAGACCTGCGCCGGGATCTCAAGGCCAGGGGCAAGCTTTAA
- a CDS encoding hydantoinase B/oxoprolinase family protein: MGENPAIVWDGKARGYLPPETLRISPSLRLHTSGAQEVDPITYEVIRNTLMGINFEHGNTIQKLSISPITMITRDFQCTLLTESGEVLCLGPYLLYLGVTLSFGTRWILENRSAEPGIEEGDVFLWNDPYVGTAHQQDTALAGPVFWEGELFCWVANCLHLTDVGGAVSGSFCVGAKNFWEDPPSFPPVKLVERGKLRVDVEDAFVRQSRLPNAVRMDLHAALAGINVARERVLQLVRRYGAATVKGVMYRLLEAAERAFLEKLRHIPDGRWSERVYTEAALPGDERVYVSQVNITKQGDYLVADNEGTSPQIGSINNTLAGFAGAVLLALTLMLGYDLGGACGGLYRRVKFRPVPGTITCADFPAAVSPAGQYNMPMVASTAVGAVAKMVACADDPELRAKALTMVDVHAVGGIIFNGTDRRGDYFVAMNPLLAIGAFPASPARDGIDTGGNYLVPGMEAANVEENELAWPVLTLYRRQSPAGAAGAGRFRGGLGVEEAIVLHGTEAVEMAIYMNESFAKGQGLLGGNPSGRGFFRVKRNSNVWELLADGRVSRSLGEIQGEEVPISFKGPAIILRPGDVWSNNFPNTPGVGDPLDRDPYRVARDVAEGKLTPEEARGVYGVVMASPSEPDLEATASYREEARRRRVDGAGNEEKGGGQTAQPGTGYAVAGGLLRLEDGPAGPVYRCRCGRILGPAKANYKDYCRVNEIPASDIGPAYASSDPGAGTAMRFREFFCPSCGTRLATELARAGDPYLWDIALDCSNFAD, translated from the coding sequence ATGGGCGAGAACCCGGCTATCGTATGGGACGGAAAGGCCCGCGGCTATCTGCCGCCGGAAACCCTGCGCATTAGTCCTAGCCTGCGCCTGCACACCTCCGGGGCGCAGGAGGTGGACCCCATCACCTACGAAGTAATTCGCAACACCCTAATGGGTATTAACTTTGAGCATGGCAATACCATCCAGAAGCTAAGCATTTCTCCTATTACCATGATCACTCGCGATTTTCAATGCACTCTACTAACCGAAAGCGGGGAAGTGCTCTGCCTGGGCCCCTATCTCCTCTACCTGGGCGTAACCTTGAGCTTCGGGACCCGGTGGATACTGGAGAACCGGAGCGCCGAACCGGGCATCGAGGAAGGCGACGTCTTTCTCTGGAACGACCCCTACGTGGGGACGGCCCACCAGCAGGACACGGCTCTGGCCGGGCCGGTGTTCTGGGAGGGAGAACTCTTCTGCTGGGTGGCTAATTGCCTCCATCTCACCGACGTGGGCGGCGCGGTCTCGGGCAGCTTCTGCGTGGGAGCCAAGAACTTTTGGGAAGATCCACCCAGCTTCCCTCCGGTGAAGTTGGTGGAGCGGGGGAAGCTGCGGGTGGACGTGGAGGACGCCTTCGTGCGCCAGTCCCGGCTCCCCAACGCGGTGCGGATGGACCTGCACGCCGCCCTGGCGGGAATTAATGTCGCCCGGGAGCGGGTGCTCCAACTGGTGCGGCGCTACGGGGCCGCCACGGTAAAAGGGGTGATGTACCGGCTCCTGGAGGCCGCAGAACGGGCCTTCCTGGAAAAGTTGCGGCATATTCCCGACGGGAGGTGGTCGGAACGGGTATATACCGAGGCGGCACTACCCGGCGACGAGCGGGTTTACGTGAGCCAAGTCAACATTACCAAGCAAGGCGACTACCTGGTGGCGGATAACGAGGGGACCTCGCCGCAAATAGGCTCGATCAACAACACCCTGGCCGGCTTTGCCGGCGCCGTGCTCCTGGCCCTTACCCTGATGTTAGGTTATGACCTGGGCGGCGCTTGCGGGGGTCTCTACCGGCGGGTAAAGTTCCGGCCGGTGCCGGGTACCATTACCTGCGCCGACTTCCCGGCGGCGGTAAGTCCTGCCGGCCAGTACAACATGCCCATGGTGGCCTCTACCGCCGTGGGAGCGGTGGCCAAGATGGTGGCCTGCGCCGACGATCCCGAGCTGAGGGCCAAAGCCCTTACCATGGTGGACGTCCACGCCGTGGGCGGAATCATCTTTAACGGAACCGACCGGCGCGGGGACTACTTCGTGGCCATGAACCCGCTGCTGGCCATTGGCGCCTTCCCGGCTTCGCCGGCTCGGGACGGGATAGACACGGGAGGAAACTACCTGGTACCCGGGATGGAGGCGGCCAACGTGGAGGAGAACGAGCTGGCCTGGCCGGTGCTCACCCTATACCGCCGTCAGAGCCCGGCCGGCGCCGCGGGCGCGGGCCGCTTCCGGGGCGGCCTGGGAGTGGAAGAGGCCATAGTGTTGCACGGGACGGAAGCGGTGGAAATGGCCATCTATATGAACGAGAGCTTCGCCAAAGGTCAGGGCCTCCTGGGCGGCAACCCCAGCGGCCGGGGTTTCTTCCGGGTGAAGCGCAACAGCAACGTTTGGGAGCTGCTGGCCGACGGGCGAGTGTCGCGCAGTCTGGGGGAAATTCAAGGGGAGGAGGTGCCAATCAGCTTCAAGGGACCGGCCATTATTCTGCGCCCCGGCGACGTCTGGAGCAACAACTTCCCCAACACCCCGGGCGTGGGCGATCCCCTGGACCGGGACCCGTATCGGGTGGCCCGGGACGTGGCGGAGGGGAAGTTAACACCCGAAGAGGCCAGGGGGGTCTACGGGGTGGTGATGGCCTCACCCTCCGAGCCCGACCTGGAAGCTACCGCCTCCTACCGGGAGGAAGCTCGCAGGAGGCGGGTGGATGGCGCGGGCAACGAGGAGAAGGGAGGTGGTCAAACGGCGCAACCGGGAACCGGGTACGCAGTGGCCGGCGGCCTCCTTAGGCTTGAGGACGGCCCGGCGGGCCCCGTCTACCGCTGCCGGTGCGGCCGTATCCTGGGACCGGCCAAGGCGAACTACAAGGATTACTGTCGGGTGAACGAGATTCCCGCTTCCGACATCGGTCCGGCATACGCCTCCTCGGACCCGGGAGCGGGCACGGCGATGCGCTTCAGGGAGTTCTTCTGTCCGAGTTGCGGAACCCGTTTGGCCACAGAGCTGGCGCGGGCTGGGGACCCGTACCTTTGGGATATCGCTCTTGACTGTTCCAATTTCGCCGATTAG
- a CDS encoding hydantoinase/oxoprolinase family protein yields MGFYVGVDVGGTFTDGVALDDAGRLYHAKSPTTREDPVAGMLNTLAVLAAECGLSREEFLASTVRLSLGTTIGTNLIVERKGARTGLLATAGHGDAILMMRGSGRTVGLEPEMYFHPQTTDKPEPLVPRNLIREINERIDYAGRVIVPLNPEEVEAAVRSLVEEGGVTAIAIAFLWSFKNPVHERQAAEIVRRVAPQVYVSCSHEVAPRLGEYERTVATVINSYIDPPSAAYLAGAAERLKQAGLKSPPLVMQVSGGVVPAEAAASVPLTSLGSGPVGGLMGAAALARRLGHDYVVATDMGGTSFDVGLIVQGEPLGTEDNVINRYRYRLAQLQVTSIACGGGSIARVDPYSRSLRVGPESAGSNPGPVCYGRGGSEPTVTDADLVVGLLSAESFLGGRMPLDKDAAVRALAALGRQVGLEPEEAAAGILRINNTKAAELIRQRTVVRGYDPRDFVVYAYGGAGPLHAFAFAPELGVKEVVIPLGNGASTLSAYGCATSDLVRVLEAEELFSHPFDLDGLNRVLSRLEAEALAAMAQIGQDPGGVELERFGLMRYRGQWLHHLLIHLPGGYLGPDEADKVVEDFRTTYDRLYGKGAGLVSQGIEMFTVRVRARARLGRPLLAGREETEAGIPEQARRESRPVLWPESLTWLETQVYDGRLLQPGNEVPGPAVVELPHTSVPVAAGQKLICDSLGNLVLRLEADTIGEDFGIRNEKAAGLAGEA; encoded by the coding sequence ATGGGCTTCTACGTAGGAGTGGACGTAGGCGGGACCTTCACCGACGGCGTGGCCCTGGATGATGCCGGAAGGCTCTACCACGCCAAGTCTCCTACCACCCGGGAGGACCCAGTGGCGGGCATGCTCAACACTCTGGCGGTACTGGCCGCCGAGTGCGGCCTGAGCCGCGAGGAGTTTCTAGCCTCAACCGTTCGGCTCAGCCTGGGCACCACCATCGGCACCAACCTCATCGTGGAGCGCAAGGGCGCCCGCACCGGGCTCCTGGCTACCGCCGGTCATGGCGACGCCATCCTTATGATGCGGGGCTCGGGCCGCACGGTGGGGCTGGAGCCGGAAATGTACTTTCACCCCCAGACCACGGACAAGCCGGAGCCGCTGGTACCGCGTAACCTCATCCGGGAGATCAACGAGCGCATCGACTACGCCGGCCGGGTAATAGTGCCTCTGAACCCGGAGGAAGTAGAGGCGGCGGTGCGGAGCCTGGTCGAAGAGGGCGGAGTAACCGCCATCGCCATCGCTTTCCTATGGTCCTTCAAGAACCCGGTACACGAGCGGCAGGCGGCGGAAATCGTCCGCCGCGTAGCCCCGCAGGTGTACGTGTCCTGCTCGCACGAGGTGGCACCGCGGCTGGGCGAGTACGAGCGCACGGTGGCCACGGTCATCAATTCCTACATTGACCCGCCCTCGGCCGCCTACCTGGCCGGCGCTGCCGAGCGCCTGAAACAAGCCGGCCTGAAATCCCCGCCGCTGGTGATGCAGGTTTCGGGCGGGGTGGTGCCGGCAGAGGCGGCGGCCTCGGTTCCCCTTACCTCCTTGGGATCGGGTCCGGTGGGCGGCCTAATGGGGGCGGCGGCCCTGGCGCGGCGGCTGGGCCACGACTACGTGGTGGCCACCGACATGGGCGGCACCTCCTTCGACGTGGGCCTGATCGTCCAGGGCGAGCCGCTGGGCACCGAGGACAACGTAATCAACCGGTACCGCTACCGCTTGGCCCAGTTGCAGGTGACCTCTATTGCCTGCGGGGGCGGAAGCATAGCCCGGGTGGACCCTTACAGCCGTTCCCTGCGCGTGGGGCCGGAGAGTGCGGGCTCCAACCCCGGGCCGGTCTGCTACGGCCGGGGCGGGAGCGAGCCCACGGTCACCGACGCCGACCTGGTGGTGGGCCTGCTCTCGGCGGAGAGCTTCCTGGGAGGGCGCATGCCCTTGGACAAGGATGCCGCCGTGCGGGCCCTGGCCGCCCTGGGCCGGCAGGTGGGACTGGAGCCGGAAGAAGCTGCCGCCGGCATCCTGCGGATAAACAACACCAAGGCGGCGGAGCTGATCCGGCAGCGGACCGTGGTTCGCGGTTACGATCCCCGCGACTTTGTAGTCTACGCCTATGGGGGTGCAGGTCCGCTGCACGCCTTCGCCTTCGCGCCGGAACTGGGGGTTAAGGAGGTAGTGATCCCCCTGGGCAACGGCGCCTCTACCCTTTCCGCCTACGGGTGCGCCACCTCGGACCTGGTGCGGGTGCTGGAGGCCGAGGAGCTGTTCTCCCATCCCTTTGACCTAGACGGGCTGAACCGGGTCTTGAGCCGCCTGGAGGCCGAGGCCCTGGCGGCCATGGCCCAAATAGGCCAGGACCCCGGGGGGGTGGAACTGGAGCGCTTCGGCCTGATGCGCTACCGGGGCCAGTGGCTGCACCACTTACTGATACACCTGCCCGGGGGATACCTGGGGCCCGACGAGGCGGACAAAGTGGTGGAAGACTTTCGCACCACCTACGACCGCCTTTACGGAAAGGGCGCGGGCCTGGTTTCCCAGGGTATAGAAATGTTTACCGTCCGGGTGCGGGCCCGGGCGCGACTGGGCCGTCCGCTGCTGGCGGGTCGGGAGGAGACGGAGGCCGGAATACCGGAGCAGGCCCGGCGGGAATCGCGGCCGGTGCTTTGGCCGGAGAGCCTGACCTGGTTGGAAACCCAGGTGTATGACGGCAGGCTTCTCCAACCCGGTAACGAGGTGCCCGGACCGGCGGTAGTGGAACTCCCCCATACTTCGGTTCCGGTAGCGGCCGGTCAGAAGCTGATATGCGACTCGCTGGGCAATTTGGTGTTGCGGTTGGAGGCAGATACTATCGGCGAAGACTTCGGTATCCGCAACGAGAAGGCTGCCGGATTGGCGGGGGAGGCATAG
- a CDS encoding MmgE/PrpD family protein encodes MEEATHLIAEHFLRVTYEDLPVPVVENTKKQVLDFFGVALGGSNEAGVRELRGLLEEWGGAEQATVIGAGRRLPLPHAAQMNATMAHALDYDDVHEAAVIHPGVVTLPAALAAAEYVGGIDGKELITAVALGTDFICRLGLATRPGQNVHQFGWHLTSIYGYMTAAAVAGRILGLDREALLNAMGIAYHQSAGNGQCVKDGALTKRMGPGFAVRGGVAAALMARGGITGAKNSLEGELGMYRVYHQGSYSRDRLVGELGTRFEGLNVSIKPYPCCRGVHPFIDAALGLVREGGPEPAAVERILIACGEGTRLLLASPLEAKVRPRTPVDSQFSVPWGVAVAVARKRATIKDFSAEAIRSPDILEVAAKIEVEVDPALNRGDEIEPARVTITDRDGRTYSREVQFPTGSPQQPMTFAECERKLRDCLAHAGNPLPEDRVARLVELVSSLENVADVRELIGLTVPAKEVF; translated from the coding sequence GTGGAAGAGGCAACCCACCTTATTGCCGAGCACTTCCTGCGGGTCACCTACGAGGACCTGCCGGTGCCGGTGGTAGAGAATACTAAAAAGCAAGTATTGGACTTCTTTGGTGTAGCCCTAGGCGGCTCAAACGAGGCGGGAGTAAGGGAGTTGAGAGGGTTGCTGGAGGAATGGGGCGGGGCCGAGCAGGCTACGGTGATCGGCGCCGGGCGCCGGCTCCCCTTGCCCCACGCCGCCCAAATGAACGCCACTATGGCCCACGCTCTGGACTACGACGATGTGCACGAGGCGGCGGTGATCCACCCCGGGGTGGTTACCCTGCCCGCGGCCCTGGCCGCAGCCGAATATGTGGGCGGGATCGACGGCAAGGAACTGATCACCGCCGTGGCCTTGGGAACGGATTTCATCTGCCGCCTGGGACTGGCCACCCGCCCCGGCCAGAACGTCCACCAATTCGGCTGGCACCTGACCTCCATCTACGGCTACATGACCGCGGCGGCGGTGGCGGGGCGCATCCTGGGGCTGGACCGGGAGGCTCTGCTCAACGCCATGGGAATAGCCTACCACCAGTCCGCGGGCAACGGCCAGTGCGTTAAGGACGGGGCCCTCACCAAGCGCATGGGCCCGGGCTTTGCGGTAAGAGGGGGCGTGGCTGCGGCCCTGATGGCCAGGGGAGGGATCACCGGGGCTAAGAACAGCCTTGAGGGCGAGTTAGGAATGTACAGGGTATACCACCAGGGGAGCTACTCCCGGGATCGTCTGGTGGGAGAATTGGGAACCAGGTTTGAAGGCCTCAACGTGTCCATCAAACCCTATCCCTGCTGCCGGGGAGTGCACCCCTTCATCGACGCCGCCCTGGGGCTGGTCCGGGAAGGAGGGCCGGAGCCGGCGGCGGTGGAGCGCATCCTGATTGCCTGCGGCGAGGGCACCCGCCTGCTGTTGGCCTCGCCCCTGGAGGCCAAGGTGCGGCCCCGGACCCCGGTGGACTCCCAGTTCAGCGTGCCCTGGGGCGTGGCGGTGGCCGTGGCCAGGAAACGGGCCACCATCAAGGACTTCTCCGCCGAGGCCATCCGCAGCCCGGACATCCTAGAGGTGGCGGCTAAAATCGAGGTGGAAGTGGACCCGGCCCTCAACCGGGGAGACGAGATCGAGCCGGCCCGGGTAACCATAACCGACCGGGACGGGCGCACCTACTCGCGCGAAGTGCAGTTCCCCACCGGCTCTCCCCAGCAGCCCATGACCTTCGCGGAGTGCGAACGGAAGCTCCGGGACTGCCTGGCTCATGCCGGCAATCCTCTGCCCGAAGATCGGGTGGCCAGGTTGGTGGAGTTGGTATCCTCGCTGGAGAACGTGGCGGACGTGCGGGAGCTGATCGGACTGACGGTACCCGCCAAAGAGGTCTTCTAA
- the dctP gene encoding TRAP transporter substrate-binding protein DctP, protein MKGHRQLSGVILAGVLAACVGLWSCGKAPSSPQGTSGSQQPTETKPIELKMVMFAPDKPPGNTWSRQFAQRVEELSNGRLKINLIGGPEAIPADEAPAAVQRGVVDMAEALGYALNKLVPGFDSVHMAEYTPAELRERGLTAYLQEQFAAQGLYYLGVCKPAEPHVVNIFGFRKPVTKLADFKGLKIATDGAAAAAFVKELGATPVAIPLTEYFTAMERGTIDGYTCGIPPVIDFGLGPVTKFILEESIFSSGGMVYVVNLNTWNKLPADLQEVLTQASIEHEKNTKLWDDIVAQAKAELVKQGVQFGKLPPDEALAYYEAFRKTIMEQDYQIGKREIVSKIHELILNPDFYRLKLDYYQKRQ, encoded by the coding sequence ATGAAAGGTCATCGCCAACTATCTGGGGTAATCCTGGCCGGGGTGCTGGCTGCCTGTGTCGGCCTGTGGAGCTGCGGCAAGGCGCCCAGCTCTCCCCAGGGAACCTCCGGCTCCCAGCAGCCCACGGAAACCAAACCCATCGAGCTAAAGATGGTAATGTTTGCCCCGGATAAGCCGCCGGGGAACACCTGGTCGCGGCAGTTTGCCCAACGGGTCGAGGAGTTGTCTAACGGTCGGCTTAAGATCAACCTGATCGGCGGCCCGGAAGCCATCCCCGCCGACGAGGCCCCGGCGGCGGTCCAGCGGGGCGTGGTGGATATGGCCGAGGCTCTGGGCTACGCGCTTAACAAGTTGGTCCCGGGATTTGACTCCGTGCATATGGCCGAGTACACTCCTGCGGAGCTACGGGAGCGGGGGCTGACCGCCTACCTGCAGGAGCAGTTCGCCGCTCAGGGGCTTTACTACCTGGGAGTATGTAAGCCGGCCGAGCCCCATGTAGTAAACATCTTTGGCTTCCGCAAACCGGTAACCAAGCTGGCGGACTTCAAGGGGCTGAAGATCGCCACCGACGGAGCGGCGGCGGCGGCCTTCGTCAAGGAATTGGGGGCCACGCCCGTGGCCATACCTCTTACGGAGTACTTCACCGCTATGGAGCGGGGCACCATAGACGGGTATACGTGCGGGATTCCGCCGGTCATAGATTTTGGTCTGGGGCCGGTCACCAAGTTCATATTGGAGGAGTCCATCTTTTCTTCCGGAGGCATGGTCTACGTAGTGAACCTCAATACTTGGAACAAACTTCCTGCGGATCTACAAGAGGTGCTGACCCAGGCGTCGATCGAGCACGAAAAGAACACCAAGCTTTGGGATGATATAGTCGCCCAAGCCAAGGCCGAGCTGGTCAAGCAGGGAGTTCAGTTCGGTAAACTTCCGCCGGACGAGGCCTTGGCTTATTACGAGGCCTTCCGCAAGACCATAATGGAGCAGGACTACCAGATCGGCAAGCGAGAGATCGTATCCAAGATCCACGAGCTCATTCTCAACCCCGATTTCTACCGGCTGAAACTCGACTACTACCAGAAGAGACAGTAA
- a CDS encoding TRAP transporter small permease: MEPRQRFWVAFERLVDAFLGLAALLVLFDALAVSADVLVRYGADKSWAGLFEITEYSLVWMTFLGLAWVMRQDGHVSMELLVRRLNPRPQAGLRTFSLVVGAAVLAVASWLSLLVVVQDFRAATPMVSILRPLRWPIEAVIPAGLVLLLVETLRKLYGHLRAQGNNPPEGEAATGGR; encoded by the coding sequence TTGGAGCCTCGGCAGCGCTTTTGGGTTGCGTTCGAGCGACTGGTAGACGCTTTCCTGGGGCTGGCGGCTCTGCTGGTGCTGTTCGATGCCCTGGCAGTTTCTGCCGACGTCCTGGTGCGCTACGGCGCCGACAAGAGCTGGGCAGGACTGTTTGAAATCACCGAGTACAGCCTGGTATGGATGACCTTCCTGGGGCTGGCCTGGGTAATGAGGCAGGACGGCCACGTGAGCATGGAGCTCCTGGTCCGCCGGTTAAATCCCCGGCCCCAGGCTGGTCTACGTACCTTTAGCCTCGTGGTGGGGGCAGCGGTGCTGGCGGTGGCGAGCTGGCTGAGCCTACTGGTAGTAGTCCAGGATTTCCGGGCGGCCACGCCCATGGTGAGCATTCTGCGGCCGCTCCGGTGGCCGATAGAGGCGGTAATTCCTGCCGGCCTGGTGCTGCTATTGGTGGAAACGCTGAGGAAACTGTACGGTCACCTGCGGGCGCAAGGAAACAACCCGCCCGAAGGAGAAGCCGCGACCGGGGGGCGCTAA